The Oceanicaulis sp. nucleotide sequence GGCTCACCGTGGACATTCTGCGCCATGCGGGCGCCTCCAAGGTCACCCCGGCCGACACCCCCGCTACCGCGCGCTGGTTTCTCGGCCAGTCCCGCGATCCGCTGCTGGTCGCGGGCTGGAACGCAGAGGCCGGCCTGGGCGAAGGCCCCGATCTCATCCGCGCGCTTCGCCTGTCGGACCGAAACCGCCGCGCCCCGGCGGTGATCGTCACAGGCCGCAGCGGGCTGTTCGACATCGAACGGGTGCGTGACAGCGGCGCGGACGCGCTGGCTTTGCGCCCGGTCGCGCCGAAGACCCTGGCCGAACGCCTCGCAGAAATCGCCGCCCGCCCTCGCCGCTTCGTCGAGACCGCGCGCTTTTCAGGCCCCGACCGGCGCGCGGATCGTCCGATGCGCGGAGATTTCAAACGCGGCGCGGACGTCGCGGCCGGCCTCGTCGCGCCGGTCGAGGCCGCGCGCAACGAGGCGCGCTCGATCGTGTTCGAAAGCCTGCGCCGTCGCGATCCCATGGCCGCCCGCGTCGGCCGCTCGCTCGAGCGCTATCTCGGCGCCGTGACGACGCTCGACGACAGGGCCTCCGAGATCGTCGATCTTCACCGCGCCACCCTCGCCAAGCTCTCCGACGCGCGCGGCGCGGACACCGCGCACAAGCTCGACGTGATCGCCGGGCTCGAACGCATCGTAGAGCGCCGCGCCGCCGCCTGACCTAGGCGCCGCGCGCTCGCCCGCGTACAACCGGCTCCATGAGCGACGATCTTCAATCCCGGCTCGACCAGCTCGCCCCGCTGCTGGTCGCCGGAAGCCCCCATGCGGTCGATCTCGGCTTTCAGCTCGCGCGCATCGCGCCGGGCGAAGCGGCCCTGCGCGCGCCCTATCGCGAGGACCTCGTGGGCGATCCCGAGACCGGCGTGATGCATGGCGGGGTGGTCACCGCCCTGCTCGACCACGCCTGCGGCACCGCCGCCTTCGCCGGGCTGGGCGGAGACAAGGCCACCGCCACGCTCGACCTGCGGCTGGACTACATGCGGCCCGCCACGCCGGGCCGGGAGATCGTCGCCGAAGCCCGCACCACCAAGGTCGCAGGGCTTTTCGCCTTCGTCGATGCGGTCGCCCATAACGGCGATCGGGACGATCCCATCGCCACCGCGCGCGCGGCCTTCATGGTGACGCGCGCCAGCCAGGAAGCCGCCGAACGCGCCCGGGCCGACATCGAACGCGGCGTCACGCCGATCTCGAAACTGCCCGGCGAAGGAGGCGCGGCGTGAGCGACCGTCTGAGCCTTCTTCTCTCGAGCCCCTATGTGAAGCGCTTCGGCGTGATCTTCGATACGCATGGCGACGAGCTGACCGGCGTGCTGCCCTACAAGGACACGCTGGTCGGCAATCCGCTGATCCCGGCGCTCCACGGCGGCGCGATCGGCGCCTTCATGGAGATCACGGCGTCCGCCGGCCTGCTCGCCGCCGGCGATCTCGCCGCCCCACCCAAGCCCATCGACGTGGCGGTCGATTATCTGCGCCCCGGCCGGCCTGAAAACGTCTACGCCCGCGCCTCGATCACCCGGCAGGGCTCGCGCGTGGCGAATGTGCGCGTCGAAGCCTGGCAGGAGCGCCGCTCCGCCCCCATCGCCACCCTGCACGGCCACTTCCTGATCAAGCCGGCCTAGCGGCGGGGGTGAAGCCAGATTTCAATTCTGCGGGAATGACGATGGGGGGCTGCTTTTAGAAAATCTCACCCCTCGCTTCCCGTGCGACCGGAGGGAGACACGGGACCTACCGCATGCGCTCAGCAACGTGGCTGAGTGTTTCCGGTAGGTCCCGGCTCGGCGCGCTGACGCGCTTGGCCGGGAAGCGAAGGGAGGGAAACGTGGCGCGTGTGAGCGCGCCTTATCCCGCACACGGTCCCGGCCCTTCCCCCGGATCAGGTCCGGGGGTTCGGCCGGGAATTCAGGGCGGTGGGGCGGTCGTTATCCCCGGCCTTATCCGCCTCTTTCGCGCAGCCGGTATACTTCTCCCCCTCTTCACCCGGTTAAGGCGGCGGTCGCGACGCGTCACGGTCGGGGTGAGGGGCGGTGTCCGGCGGGGCGGCCGCTTCAGCCTGGGGAAATCCCCGGGCTGGATGCGAGGCGGCGGTCCGGGTCGGAGTGACCGAGGTCGAAATCCCGGCGAAGCGCGCCCAAACCCCGCAATGGCCCACCCCGGCGTGACCGGGGCCGGCTGAGCGGGGCGAAGCAAGCCGTACCCGCCGGGCTATACAGCAACCGTAAGGTATCGGCCCGTACTCACAGCACCGGGCGCGGGCGTTTCGTCCGGCTTCTAGAACCTTTGCAATTGCGTTCGGCCGAACGGCCGCCCGCGCCGACCGTCTTCTCTCATCGCCTCGCGCAAGATTTGCGGCGAGGGTTTCGGCGCAGGGGGGCGCCGCCCGCTTTACTCCGCCCGCCAGCGCCCTACCCTCGCGGCGAACCGAGAGGGAGACACGCCATGATCCGCGCCTGGGCCGCGAAATCCGCCGGAGCGAAATTCGAGATCGCCGAGTACGACCCCGGCCCGATGCGGCCCGACGATGTCGAGATCGATGTCACCAGCTGCGGGCTCTGCCATTCCGATCTGTCGCTTTACGAGGACGAATGGGGGATCACGAAATTCCCGCTCGTGCCCGGCCACGAAGTCGTCGGAAAGATCACCCAGGTCGGCGAGACTGTCAGCCATCTCGAGCCTGGCGATACCGTGGGCGTAGGCTGGTTCTCGCGCTCCTGCCTTGTCTGCGATCCCTGCCTTCACGGCGACCACAACATGTGCGCAACCGTCGAGCAGATCGCGGTGGGCCGGTATGGCGGTTTCGCCGAGAAGGTCCGCGTTCAGGCCAGCTGGGCGAACCGTCTGCCCGACGATCTCAAGGCCGAGGACGCAGGCCCGCTCTTCTGCGGCGGGATCACCGTGTTCAACCCGATCGTCCAGTTCGGCGTGAAGCCCACCGACCGCGTCGGCGTGGTCGGCATCGGCGGGCTGGGCCATCTGGCGCTTCAGTTCCTGAGGGCCTGGGGCTGCGAGGTGACCGCCTTCACCTCCACCGGCTCGAAAGCCGAGGAGGCGAAACGCCTGGGCGCACACCGGGTCGTCGACAGCCGGTCGGAAGAGGCGCTCAAGGCCGAGGCGGGCCGGTTCGATTTCATCCTGTCCACCGTCGCCGTCGATCTGGACTGGAGCCTTTATCTCAACGCACTCGGCCCGCGCGGCCGGCTTCACACGGTCGGCGTGCCGCCCAAGCCCATCAAGGCGCACGCCTTCCAGCTTCTGGGAAACCAGCGCTCGGTCTCCGGCTCGCCGCTGGGCAGCCCGGCGACCATCCGCGACATGCTCGATTTCTGCGCCCGGCACGGGATAACCCCCCAGGTCGAGCGCATGGGCATGAGCCGGATCGGCGAGGCGATGGAAAAGCTCAAGTCCGGCTCCCCGCGCTACCGGATCGTGCTGGACAACGATTTCGGGTGAGTCTTGCTGCCCATCGTCCACCATCCCGCCTATGTCGCCGAGGACGTGCCGGCCACCCACCGCTTTCCGATGGGAAAGTTCAGGGCGGTGGCCGAAGCCTGCGTTCGCACAGGGCTCGCGGCGTCTTTCGAGGACTTCCACAGGCCCGCCCCGGCGCCGGAAAGCTGGCTCGCCCTGGCTCACGACCCGGCCTATGTCGATCAGGTCTGCCGGCAGACCGTTCCGGCGCCGCTCGAACGAAAAATCGGGTTCAAGATGACCGCGCCTGTCGCCCTGCGCTCGCGCTGCGCTGTGGCGGGCACCGCGCTGGCCGCGCGGCTGGCGCTTGAGCACGGCGCGGCGTGCAACACCGCAGGCGGCAGCCATCACGCCGCCCATGACGGCGGTGCGGGGTTCTGCGTCTTCAACGACGTCGCGGTCGCCGCGCGGCTGATGCAGGCCGAAGGGCTGGCGCGCCGGGTGCTGGTGATCGATCTCGACGTCCATCAGGGCGACGGCACGGCCCGCATCTTCAAGGCCGACGCGAGCGTCTTCACCCTGTCGGTGCATTGCGAGGAGAACTGGCCGCGCCGCAAGGCGGTCTCCGACCTCGATCTCGGCCTTCCGCGCGGGACCGGCGACGCAGACTATCTCAAAGCGGCGAAAGCGGCGGTCGAGAACGCGCTGGAAGCCGCCCGGCCCGATCTGGTTTTCTATAACGCCGGTGTCGATCCCCATCGCGAGGACCGGCTGGGCCTGCTCGACCTCACCGACGCCGGCCTCGCCGCGCGCGAGGCCATGGTGTTCGAGGCGGTGATGCGGCGGGGCGTGCCGATCGTCGGGGTGCTCGGCGGCGGCTATTCGCGCGATATCGAGGCGCTGGCGGGCCGGCACGTGCTTCTGCACAGGGCGGCCGCCGAGGCGCTCTCGGCCTATGCCTGACGGCCGGCGCAAAAAAATCCCCGCCGCTCCGGGGGGAGGCGCGGCGGGGATGAAGGCCGGCTGCGTGCCGGCCCGTCCAATCGGGGAACCAGACGGGATCAACGCTGTTGATGGGAGCACTTTGGGGCCCGCCACCTTTCCCGGCGCTGTCGGAAACATGTCTTCTTCGAAATGTGGCGGCTCAACGCGCCCCGGCGCAGCGCTTGGAGCAGTATTTCACCGCCTCCCAGTCGCGCGCCCATTTCTTGCGCCAGGCGAAGGGCCGGCCGCAGGAGACGCAGGTCTTCTCAGGCAGATCCGCCTTGGCGGTGCGCCGGCCCCGATGGGTGTTTTTCGCCATGAGAGCCGCCGCCCGAGCTCAGCCCGACAGGCGCCGCGCCACCGCCTGAATCTGCGGCCTGACGATGAGGAAGACCCGATAAAGCCCCTCGCCGATCCAGACGAAGGGCGGCAGGGCGGCGACCCGGCCCAGCGTCCGCCAACCCGGCGTCGCTTTCCAGAGTTCGGCGAACGCCGCCGCGCCGGAGACGAGCGTTCCGTCGGGCTTGCGCACGTGAAACCGGCCCAGCGCCTGCTCACGGCTGATCTCGGCGGGCGGGCCGTTTTCGGTGAGGTCGACGAACTCGGCCTCCGCGCCAGAGCGGCGGTAAAGGCCGATCTCCGCCCGGCAAAGCGGGCAGGCGCCGTCGAAATAGACCGCGCACGCCCCTTCGCGCCCAGCCGCCGTGTCTGCGGCGCCGGGTTCAGGCGCAGGCGATTCAGTCGTTTTTTGCGTTTGACCGTCCATATCAGCCAAACTTAGAGCGTCGACCACAGAGGAACAGAGGGCGGATGCGGGTTGCGGTGATTGGAGCGGGGCTCGCCGGAGCGTCGGCAGCGCGGGCGCTGAAAGCGGCGGGCGCGGACGTCACGCTGTTCGACAAGGGTCGCGGGCCGGGCGGCCGGCTGTCCACCCGGCGCGTGGAGACCCCGCTGGGTGAAATCGCCTTCGACCATGGCTGCCAGTTCGTCACCGCGCGCACCGAAAGCTTCGCCGCCTTCCTGAAGGCGGCCGAGGCGTCCGGCGCCGCCGCCCCTTGGCCCGGGCGGCTGGTGAGCATCGACCGCTACGCCAATATCGAACCGCTGCAGGAACGCGAGCGCTGGGTCGGGGCGCCCGGCATGAACGGGCTGGTCAAGGCCGCGCTCGACGGCTTCGCCCCGCAGTTCGGCCGCCGCGCCGCACGCCTGCGCGGTAGGCCCGGCGACTGGACCGTGAAGTTCGAGGACGGCTCGGAAGAGGCCGGTTTCGAGCGCGTCGCCCTCACCCTGCCGCCCGAACAGCTGATCGACTTTCTCGCCCGCAGCGACGGGGACTATCCCGAAATCATCGCCGAAGCGCGCGGCGTGGAGATCACGCCGTGCTGGACGGTGATGGCCGCGATCGACACGCCATACGATCCCGGATTCGACGGCGCGCAAATCTATGGCGGCGGCCTGCGCTGGATCGCGCGCATGGCCTCGAGGCCCGGACGCGCGCAGACCGAGGCGGTCGTGCTGCAGGCGAGCCCGGACTGGTCGCAAAGCTTCCTTGAGGAAGACCCCGACACCGTCGCGCGCATGCTGTGCGAGGAGGCCTATGTCCGCTTCGTCATGCCAGAGCCGGCCTGGAGCGCTGCGCATCGCTGGCGCTACGCGCTCGTCGCCCGGCCGGCCGGCGAGCCGTGCGCGCTCGACGAGACCGGGACCGTCGGCGTCGCGGGCGACTGGCGGCTCGGCCGCCGCGCCGAGCAGGCCTGGCTTTCGGGCGAAGCGCTCGGCCGGGCGCTCGCGAGCTGACCGCCCGCCCCTCGGGGCTTCGCGCCGCCGCGCTTCGGCGCTAGACACCGGCCATGACCGCCGCCCGCCTCACCCGCCGCGCGCTGTTCGCCCGCGCCGTGCCCGTCATGGGCGCAAACATCGCGACGCCGCTGGTGGGCCTGGTCGACCTCGCCGTGATCGGCCGGACAGGCTCGACGGAAGCCATTGCAGCCGTGGCGCTGGGCGGGCTGGTCTTCAACGCGCTCTACTGGTCGCTGGGCTTTCTGAGGATGGGCGCGACCGCGCTCGCCGCCCAGGCCGAAGGCGGCGAGCCTGAAGACAGCGCAGCGGTGTTCTGGCGCGGCGCCGGCACCGGCGTGGTCCTCGGCGCGGTCCTGCTCGTCCTGCAGAGCCTGATCGCGCCCCTGATATTCCTCGCGTTTTCGGGCGGTGAAACCGTCGAAGGCGAAGCGCGGGCCTATTTCGACGCGCGCATCTGGGGCGCTCCGGCCGCGCTCGCAGGCTTTGCGATTTACGGCTGGCTGATCGGACTGGGCCTGACCGGCCGGGCGCTGGCGCTGCAGATCGCGCTCAACCTCGCCAACGCCGCCCTGTCGCTCTGGTTCGTGCTGGGGCTCGATCTCGGCGTAGCCGGCGCGGGCGCTGCGAGCGCGGCGGCGCAGTGGATCCACCTCGCAGCCGCCGGCCTCATCGTGCTCGGCCCCTTACGCAAACGAGCCGCGCCGGACGCCGCCCGCCTTCTCGACCGGAGCAAGCTCGCCCGATTGTTTTCGGTGAACCGGGACATCTTCCTGCGTACGCTCGCGCTTCTGGCCGGGTTCTACTGGTTCAACGAGGCGAGCCTCAGGCTCGGCGCGGACATCCTCGCTGCGAACGCGATCCTGCTTCAGTTCATCTCGATCAGCGCCTTCTTCCTGGACGCCTTCGCCCATGTCGCCGAAGCCGAGACCGGCAGGGCCGCCGGCGCCCGCGACTGGACGGGCCTGAAGCGCGCCTTCAGGCTGACGAGCGAGCTCGCCGCGGCGTGCGCGATTTTGCTGGGGCTGGGGTTCCTGATCGGCGGGCAGGCCTTCATCCACGCCATGACCGACGAGCCGGCCGTACGCGCCGCCGCCGGCGCGGCGATCGTGTGGTGCGCGCTGGTGCCGATCGCGGGCTGGCCGAGCTGGCAGCTCGACGGTCTGATGATCGGCACGACGCGCGGCCCGCTCATGCGCAACGCCATGGCAGCTGCGCTGGTCATCTACCTCGCGCTCGACGCCCTGCTGCGCCCCGCCTTCGGCGCAGACGGGCTGTGGCTGGCGTTCCTGCTCTACTACGTCGCCCGCGCAGGCACGCTGGCTTTGGGCTGGCGTGGGCTCAGGCGTGACGTTCTGGCGGGAAAGACCGGCTAGAGATCGGCGCCCACCGCGTCGGCGAGCCGCTCGTATCCGTCCCGCTTCAATAGCGTCGCGAGCCCGTCGCGGATCTTCACCGCCAGGGACGGGCCCTGATAGACGAGCGCGGTGTAGAGCTGGACCGCGTTCGCCCCGGCGCGGATCTTCGCATAGGCCGTATCGGGCCCGTCCACGCCGCCCACCCCGATGATCGGCATGTCCGGGCCGGCCGCGCGGCGCACCTTTTTGAGAACCTCGGTGGAGGCCTCGAACAGCGGCGCGCCGGACAGCCCGCCGGTCTCGCCGGAATGCCGGCTCTGAAGCGTTTCGGGCCGGGCGATCGTGGTGTTCGACACGATCAGCCCTGAAAGCTTGTGCCGGACCACGGCAGCGACGAGCGCGTCGATATCGGCGTCCTCGACGTCGGGCGCGATCTTCAGGAAGACCGGTTCGGCCCAGCGCGCGTCGTTGACCTTCTTGAGAAGGTCGTCGAGCGCCGCGCCGGTCTGCAGCCCGCGCAGGCCAGGCGTGTTCGGCGAGGAGATGTTCACGGTGAAGAAATCGGCGAGCCCGGACAGCGCCTTCAGCCCCGCCGCATAATCTGCCGCCCGGTCCTCGCTGTCCTTGTTGGCGCCGAGATTGACCCCGATCACGCCCGGCGCGGGATCAGCCTGGCGCGCCTCGAGCCGGGCCTTCACCACGTCGAGGCCCTCATTGTTGAAGCCCATGCGGTTGATGACCGCCCTGTCCTCGCGCAGCCGGAACAGGCGCGGCTGCGGATTGCCCGGCTGCGGGCGCGGGGTGACCGCGCCGACCTCGACGAAGGAGAACCCGGCGCGCAGGAGCGCGTCCGGCGCCTCGGCGTTCTTGTCGAACCCGGCGGCGAGCCCGACCGGATGGGCGAGCTCCAGCCCGGCGATCGCCGTGCTCAGCACCGGATCGGCGCTCGCTGAGGCCTTCGGCCCGAAGCCGTGCTTGAGACCGGTCAGAGCGGCGCGATGGGCCGTCTCGGCGGGCAGGAAGGTCAGGAGCTTTGAAAGCGCGTCGCTCATGCCAGATCCTCGCCCAACCGCCAGCCGTCCTCGCCCTTCCGGATCAGGTGGACCGCGCGCACCGCGCTCCAGGGAATCGGGCCGTAAACATGGGGAAACAGCGCCCCGCCGCGCGAACGCTCCCAGCGCAGGGTCTCGCCCAGCGCGTCCGCGTCGATTTCGGCGACGGCCAGCCGTTCGGCGTCGGCGTAATGGGCCTCAAGCGTGCCGGCGAGCTGGTTCCGGGTCGAGCAATGGATGAAGCCGTCCGCACGGTCGAAGGCTTCACCTTCATACGCGCCAGCGGCGGCGGCGACGGCCAGCGCCTCGGGCGCGGCGATGCGGAAGACAGGGTCGGTCATGGCCGCTCGCCTACCCCTGCAGACCGCCGCTGGCAAGCTCGGGGCGCGCCGGGACTGGCGACAGGAAAATTTTCCTGCTAGAGGACATAAAGCCGCCAATTGACCGGGAGCGCCCATGCTCAGCCACGCCCAGATCTGGAAAGGCGTCGACCAGCTCGCCCGCCGCGCCGGCGCGAGCCCCTCGGGCCTCGCCCGCATGGCCGGGCTCGACCCCACCACCTTCAACCCCTCCAAGCGCGCGAGCGCAGACGGAACCAAGCCGCGCTGGCCCTCGACCGAAAGCCTCGCGAAGGTTTTGCAGGCGACCGGCGTGAGCTTTGAAGACTTCGCTGCGCTGGCGACCGGTTCGGGCGCAGGCCGGTCCGTGCCGCTCATCGGCTTTGCGCAAGCCGGCAGCCAGGGCTTTTTCGACGACGCCGGCTTTCCGGTGGGCGCGGGCTGGGAGGAGGTGCGCTTTCCCGGCGTGGAGGACGAGAACGCCTACGCGCTGGAGATTTCCGGGG carries:
- a CDS encoding PaaI family thioesterase, whose protein sequence is MSDDLQSRLDQLAPLLVAGSPHAVDLGFQLARIAPGEAALRAPYREDLVGDPETGVMHGGVVTALLDHACGTAAFAGLGGDKATATLDLRLDYMRPATPGREIVAEARTTKVAGLFAFVDAVAHNGDRDDPIATARAAFMVTRASQEAAERARADIERGVTPISKLPGEGGAA
- a CDS encoding PaaI family thioesterase; the encoded protein is MSDRLSLLLSSPYVKRFGVIFDTHGDELTGVLPYKDTLVGNPLIPALHGGAIGAFMEITASAGLLAAGDLAAPPKPIDVAVDYLRPGRPENVYARASITRQGSRVANVRVEAWQERRSAPIATLHGHFLIKPA
- a CDS encoding NAD(P)-dependent alcohol dehydrogenase, with the protein product MIRAWAAKSAGAKFEIAEYDPGPMRPDDVEIDVTSCGLCHSDLSLYEDEWGITKFPLVPGHEVVGKITQVGETVSHLEPGDTVGVGWFSRSCLVCDPCLHGDHNMCATVEQIAVGRYGGFAEKVRVQASWANRLPDDLKAEDAGPLFCGGITVFNPIVQFGVKPTDRVGVVGIGGLGHLALQFLRAWGCEVTAFTSTGSKAEEAKRLGAHRVVDSRSEEALKAEAGRFDFILSTVAVDLDWSLYLNALGPRGRLHTVGVPPKPIKAHAFQLLGNQRSVSGSPLGSPATIRDMLDFCARHGITPQVERMGMSRIGEAMEKLKSGSPRYRIVLDNDFG
- a CDS encoding histone deacetylase, with product MLPIVHHPAYVAEDVPATHRFPMGKFRAVAEACVRTGLAASFEDFHRPAPAPESWLALAHDPAYVDQVCRQTVPAPLERKIGFKMTAPVALRSRCAVAGTALAARLALEHGAACNTAGGSHHAAHDGGAGFCVFNDVAVAARLMQAEGLARRVLVIDLDVHQGDGTARIFKADASVFTLSVHCEENWPRRKAVSDLDLGLPRGTGDADYLKAAKAAVENALEAARPDLVFYNAGVDPHREDRLGLLDLTDAGLAAREAMVFEAVMRRGVPIVGVLGGGYSRDIEALAGRHVLLHRAAAEALSAYA
- a CDS encoding DUF2256 domain-containing protein, which produces MAKNTHRGRRTAKADLPEKTCVSCGRPFAWRKKWARDWEAVKYCSKRCAGAR
- a CDS encoding DUF393 domain-containing protein, with the protein product MDGQTQKTTESPAPEPGAADTAAGREGACAVYFDGACPLCRAEIGLYRRSGAEAEFVDLTENGPPAEISREQALGRFHVRKPDGTLVSGAAAFAELWKATPGWRTLGRVAALPPFVWIGEGLYRVFLIVRPQIQAVARRLSG
- a CDS encoding FAD-dependent oxidoreductase — its product is MRVAVIGAGLAGASAARALKAAGADVTLFDKGRGPGGRLSTRRVETPLGEIAFDHGCQFVTARTESFAAFLKAAEASGAAAPWPGRLVSIDRYANIEPLQERERWVGAPGMNGLVKAALDGFAPQFGRRAARLRGRPGDWTVKFEDGSEEAGFERVALTLPPEQLIDFLARSDGDYPEIIAEARGVEITPCWTVMAAIDTPYDPGFDGAQIYGGGLRWIARMASRPGRAQTEAVVLQASPDWSQSFLEEDPDTVARMLCEEAYVRFVMPEPAWSAAHRWRYALVARPAGEPCALDETGTVGVAGDWRLGRRAEQAWLSGEALGRALAS
- a CDS encoding MATE family efflux transporter; the encoded protein is MTAARLTRRALFARAVPVMGANIATPLVGLVDLAVIGRTGSTEAIAAVALGGLVFNALYWSLGFLRMGATALAAQAEGGEPEDSAAVFWRGAGTGVVLGAVLLVLQSLIAPLIFLAFSGGETVEGEARAYFDARIWGAPAALAGFAIYGWLIGLGLTGRALALQIALNLANAALSLWFVLGLDLGVAGAGAASAAAQWIHLAAAGLIVLGPLRKRAAPDAARLLDRSKLARLFSVNRDIFLRTLALLAGFYWFNEASLRLGADILAANAILLQFISISAFFLDAFAHVAEAETGRAAGARDWTGLKRAFRLTSELAAACAILLGLGFLIGGQAFIHAMTDEPAVRAAAGAAIVWCALVPIAGWPSWQLDGLMIGTTRGPLMRNAMAAALVIYLALDALLRPAFGADGLWLAFLLYYVARAGTLALGWRGLRRDVLAGKTG
- a CDS encoding quinone-dependent dihydroorotate dehydrogenase, whose protein sequence is MSDALSKLLTFLPAETAHRAALTGLKHGFGPKASASADPVLSTAIAGLELAHPVGLAAGFDKNAEAPDALLRAGFSFVEVGAVTPRPQPGNPQPRLFRLREDRAVINRMGFNNEGLDVVKARLEARQADPAPGVIGVNLGANKDSEDRAADYAAGLKALSGLADFFTVNISSPNTPGLRGLQTGAALDDLLKKVNDARWAEPVFLKIAPDVEDADIDALVAAVVRHKLSGLIVSNTTIARPETLQSRHSGETGGLSGAPLFEASTEVLKKVRRAAGPDMPIIGVGGVDGPDTAYAKIRAGANAVQLYTALVYQGPSLAVKIRDGLATLLKRDGYERLADAVGADL
- a CDS encoding DUF952 domain-containing protein, which produces MTDPVFRIAAPEALAVAAAAGAYEGEAFDRADGFIHCSTRNQLAGTLEAHYADAERLAVAEIDADALGETLRWERSRGGALFPHVYGPIPWSAVRAVHLIRKGEDGWRLGEDLA
- a CDS encoding helix-turn-helix transcriptional regulator; protein product: MLSHAQIWKGVDQLARRAGASPSGLARMAGLDPTTFNPSKRASADGTKPRWPSTESLAKVLQATGVSFEDFAALATGSGAGRSVPLIGFAQAGSQGFFDDAGFPVGAGWEEVRFPGVEDENAYALEISGDSMAPVYREGDRIVVAPDSPPRRGDRVVVKTRGGEVMAKELGRVTARTVELISLNPDYEDRVLDAADIVWMARIVWASQ